The following coding sequences are from one Triticum dicoccoides isolate Atlit2015 ecotype Zavitan chromosome 4A, WEW_v2.0, whole genome shotgun sequence window:
- the LOC119287273 gene encoding receptor-like protein EIX1 — MSKAPMGKLLLSNIHIVILVALLLFTRGKSFVESSSSSLSSNPNDTVASCIAGERSALVGFKAGLTDPTNFLSSWKGDDCCKWKGVHCSSINRHVVKLDLPGPGCEPNFIAPTQKLGGNISSSLLGLQHLQYLNISCNVFYGVQIPEFLGSLHKLRYIDLSMSSFTGRIPPQLGNLSNLQYLNLAGTDGTYSMDITWLSHLTSLEHLDLSGTNLGRVVHLLPVVNMIPSLKFLSLSGCNLRPSYGSLQLSNLTYLETLDLSFNSFHRPITPNWFWGLTSLKFLDIRENGFYGQFPDEIGNMTSIVKIDLSSNNLVGMIPSNLENLCSLKELYVSGNNINESITEFFLRLPGCSWNKLTYLHVDSTNLTGRLPIKLEPLSNLIYLDLSLNKLAGHVPLWIGELTKLAVLDLSNNNLDGFIHEGHLSGLESLEILWLSNNFIALTVNSTWVPPSNLTSIALGSCLLGPKFPPWLRWLTRLEILIISNTSISDTLPDWFWITASKLDTLNMRKNKIRGYLPSTMEFMTAYTIDLGSNQFNGPVPKLPIGLTDLDLSRNNLDGPLPLDFGAPGLAKLILFDNSISGTIPSSLCKLRSLVLLDISENKLIGPIPNCSVEASKNAMMSILNLSLRNNNLSGEFPSFLQYCQQLVFLDLAHNHFVGTLPTWIQEKLPYLAFLRVRSNMFFGNIPEELTKLANLQYLDLAYNNITGSIPKSIVNCQRMIATSHDHDHAFVGAFQFTIGLSDGIIDTVSYTENFTVVTKGQERLYTGEIIYMVNLDLSCNNLIGDIPEEISALVALKNLNLSWNNFSGKIPENIGALTQVESLDLSHNEISGGIPASLSALTSLSRLNLSYNTLTGDIPSGNQLQTLDDQEYIYIGNPGLCSPSLPQKCSQHKPIQATREHHEDLNDVASFFIAMGFGYVMGIWVVFCTFLSKRKWRVYWYSVCDSLYDWVYVRLVVTWASWTRGKCAKAETDR, encoded by the coding sequence ATGTCAAAAGCACCAATGGGCAAGCTTCTGCTCTCCAATATCCACATAGTGATATTAGTTGCCCTGCTGTTGTTCACTCGAGGCAAGAGCTTTGtagagtcatcatcatcatcactatcttccaaCCCAAACGATACGGTCGCCAGCTGTATTGCCGGTGAGAGGTCCGCGCTTGTTGGCTTCAAAGCGGGCCTCACAGACCCTACAAACTTCCTCTCATCATGGAAGGGAGATGACTGCTGTAAATGGAAGGGCGTCCACTGCAGCAGCATAAACAGACATGTCGTCAAGCTCGATCTCCCGGGCCCTGGTTGTGAACCCAACTTCATCGCGCCGACGCAGAAGCTAGGAGGCAACATTAGCTCCTCGTTGCTTGGTCTACAACATCTACAATATCTcaacatcagttgcaatgtcttttaTGGGGTGCAAATACCGGAGTTCCTTGGTTCTCTCCACAAGTTGAGATATATCGACCTATCAATGTCAAGCTTCACTGGAAGGATACCACCGCAGCTGGGTAACCTCTCCAACTTACAATACTTAAATCTCGCCGGCACTGATGGCACATACTCTATGGATATCACCTGGTTATCACACTTAACTTCCCTAGAGCACCTGGACCTGAGCGGCACGAACCTCGGTAGAGTTGTTCACTTGCTTCCGGTGGTGAACATGATTCCATCTCTGAAATTTCTTAGTCTTAGTGGTTGCAATCTTAGACCTAGCTATGGTTCACTTCAGCTTTCAAATCTAACTTATCTTGAAACACTTGACCTTTCCTTCAATAGCTTCCACAGACCTATCACACCCAATTGGTTTTGGGGTTTGACCAGCCTTAAGTTTCTAGATATCAGAGAGAATGGTTTCTATGGCCAATTTCCAGATGAGATAGGTAATATGACCTCCATAGTAAAGATTGATTTATCCTCAAATAACCTTGTGGGCATGATACCATCAAACCTGGAAAACCTATGTAGCTTGAAAGAATTATATGTATCTGGAAATAACATCAATGAGAGCATAACAGAATTCTTCCTCCGCTTGCCTGGTTGTTCATGGAATAAGTTGACATACTTGCATGTAGATTCTACCAATTTGACGGGAAGACTACCAATAAAACTAGAACCCTTAAGCAATCTGATCTACCTTGATCTCAGTCTTAACAAGCTCGCTGGTCATGTGCCACTATGGATAGGAGAGCTCACAAAACTAGCTGTATTGGACCTGAGCAACAATAACCTCGATGGTTTCATACATGAAGGTCATTTATCAGGCCTAGAAAGCTTGGAGATATTGTGGTTGTCCAATAATTTCATAGCCCTCACAGTGAATTCAACGTGGGTTCCTCCTTCCAATCTAACATCTATTGCACTTGGGTCATGCCTTCTCGGGCCTAAATTCCCGCCATGGCTTAGATGGTTAACACGTCTAGAAATTCTTATTATCTCAAACACAAGTATATCTGACACTTTGCCAGATTGGTTTTGGATAACGGCTTCCAAGTTGGATACTCTAAATATGAGGAAGAACAAAATTAGAGGCTATTTACCATCTACAATGGAATTTATGACAGCATATACAATTGATCTAGGTTCTAACCAGTTCAATGGCCCGGTACCTAAGCTTCCCATTGGTCTAACCGACTTGGATCTTAGTAGAAATAATTTAGATGGGCCACTACCATTAGACTTTGGAGCACCTGGTCTAGCAAAACTTATTCTATTTGACAACTCCATCTCTGGCACCATACCATCTTCGTTGTGCAAACTGAGATCACTAGTTCTGTTGGATATCTCTGAAAATAAGCTAATTGGACCAATTCCCAACTGCTCTGTTGAAGCATCCAAAAATGCCATGATGAGTATTCTTAATCTAAGCTTGAGAAACAACAACCTCTCGGGTGAATTTCCATCATTTCTTCAATACTGCCAACAACTCGTCTTTCTTGATCTTGCACACAACCATTTCGTTGGGACTTTGCCGACATGGATTCAGGAGAAATTGCCATATTTGGCTTTCTTACGAGTGCGGTCGAATATGTTTTTTGGTAACATTCCTGAAGAGCTTACGAAGCTAGCAAATCTTCAGTATTTGGACCTTGCATACAACAATATAACGGGGAGCATACCGAAATCTATTGTTAACTGTCAACGGATGATAGCCACGAGTCATGATCATGATCATGCATTTGTTGGTGCTTTCCAATTCACTATTGGATTGTCAGACGGTATTATTGACACGGTCAGCTATACTGAAAACTTCACAGTAGTCACAAAGGGTCAAGAACGATTATATACAGGAGAAATCATATACATGGTGAATCTTGATTTATCCTGTAATAATCTTATTGGAGATATTCCCGAAGAAATCAGCGCTCTTGTCGCATTGAAGAACCTGAACTTATCATGGAACAACTTTAGTGGAAAAATTCCAGAGAATATTGGCGCCTTGACGCAAGTGGAGTCACTTGACCTATCACACAATGAGATTTCTGGTGGAATCCCTGCAAGCTTATCGGCTCTCACATCATTGAGTCGGTtgaacctatcctacaacaccctGACAGGAGATATACCATCTGGTAATCAACTGCAAACACTTGATGACCAAGAATACATTTATATTGGCAACCCTGGCCTCTGTAGTCCCTCTCTCCCGCAGAAATGTTCACAACACAAGCCAATTCAAGCTACTCGAGAACACCATGAAGATTTGAATGACGTGGCATCGTTTTTCATCGCTATGGGTTTTGGATATGTAATGGGTATCTGGGTTGTCTTCTGTACCTTCTTGTCCAAGAGGAAATGGAGAGTTTATTGGTACTCGGTCTGTGACAGCTTGTATGATTGGGTCTATGTCCGATTGGTTGTTACTTGGGCTTCTTGGACAAGAGGAAAATGTGCAAAAGCTGAGACTGATCGATAG